Proteins from one Caulobacter sp. 73W genomic window:
- a CDS encoding AAA family ATPase, protein MGRFEGTQDYVATEDLKVAVNAAIALERPLLIKGEPGTGKTVLAYEVAKAMGAPLLTWHIKSTTKAQQGLYEYDAVTRLRDSQLGDERVKDVKNYIKKGKLWEAFDAPVRPVLLIDEIDKADIEFPNDLLQELDRMEFYVYETGETIKAAVRPVVIITSNNEKELPDAFLRRCFFHYIRFPDEATMQAIVDVHFPGIKAKLVGEALRIFYDMRKVPGLKKKPSTSELLDWLKLLLVEDIDEAVLREKDPTKLIPPLHGALLKNEQDVHLFERLAFLARREGSGRPGA, encoded by the coding sequence ATGGGCCGTTTCGAAGGCACCCAGGACTACGTCGCCACCGAGGATCTGAAGGTCGCCGTCAATGCGGCCATCGCGCTTGAACGGCCATTGCTGATCAAGGGCGAGCCGGGAACGGGCAAGACCGTCCTGGCCTACGAAGTGGCCAAGGCCATGGGCGCGCCCCTGCTGACCTGGCACATCAAGTCGACCACCAAGGCCCAGCAGGGCCTGTACGAGTATGACGCCGTCACCCGCCTGCGCGACAGCCAGCTGGGCGACGAGCGGGTCAAGGACGTCAAGAACTACATCAAGAAGGGCAAGCTTTGGGAGGCGTTCGACGCCCCCGTCCGCCCTGTCCTGCTGATCGACGAGATCGACAAGGCCGACATCGAATTCCCGAACGACCTCCTGCAGGAGCTCGATCGCATGGAGTTCTACGTCTACGAGACGGGTGAGACGATCAAGGCGGCGGTGCGCCCCGTGGTGATCATCACGTCCAACAACGAGAAGGAGCTGCCGGACGCCTTCCTGCGCCGCTGCTTCTTCCACTACATCCGCTTCCCGGACGAGGCGACGATGCAGGCCATCGTCGACGTCCACTTCCCCGGCATCAAGGCCAAGCTGGTCGGCGAGGCGCTGCGCATCTTCTACGACATGCGCAAGGTGCCGGGCCTGAAGAAGAAGCCCTCGACCTCCGAGCTGCTGGACTGGCTGAAGCTGCTGCTGGTGGAAGACATCGACGAGGCGGTCCTGCGCGAGAAGGATCCGACCAAGCTGATCCCCCCCCTGCACGGCGCCCTGCTGAAGAACGAGCAGGACGTTCACCTGTTCGAGCGCCTGGCCTTCCTGGCCCGTCGTGAAGGTTCGGGCCGCCCCGGAGCATAG
- a CDS encoding flagellin, translating to MISNSVNTNAGAMIALQNLNQTNTELQITQGRINTGKKIGNAKDNGAIWAIAENQSAISNSLNAVRDSLQRGQSTIDVGLAAGDTVVDLLNKMKEKALAAADTSITTASRQTLASDFTTLRDQITKAVDNAKFSGANIVDGTSTSKMEFLSNDFGDAFTVIARTMSLVGLGLSDTDTFSDAAGALTMVTNVTTALATAANKLASLGTNSAGLDAHLTFINKLQDSLDAGVGNLVDADLAKESARLTALQTKQQLGTQALSIANQAPQSVLSLFG from the coding sequence ATGATCTCGAATTCCGTGAACACCAACGCCGGCGCCATGATCGCGCTGCAGAACCTGAACCAGACCAACACTGAGCTTCAGATTACGCAGGGCCGCATCAACACCGGCAAGAAAATCGGCAACGCCAAGGACAACGGCGCCATCTGGGCGATCGCCGAGAACCAGTCGGCCATTTCTAACTCGCTGAACGCGGTCCGCGACTCGCTGCAGCGTGGTCAGTCGACCATCGACGTCGGCCTCGCTGCCGGCGACACGGTTGTCGATCTGCTGAACAAGATGAAGGAAAAGGCCCTGGCTGCGGCTGACACCTCCATCACCACTGCGAGCCGTCAGACGCTGGCATCGGACTTCACCACCCTGCGTGATCAGATCACTAAGGCCGTCGATAACGCCAAGTTCAGCGGCGCCAACATCGTTGACGGCACCTCGACGTCGAAGATGGAGTTTCTGTCGAACGACTTTGGCGACGCCTTCACCGTGATCGCGCGTACGATGTCGCTCGTCGGCCTGGGGCTGTCGGATACCGACACCTTCAGCGACGCCGCTGGTGCTCTGACGATGGTGACTAACGTCACTACCGCTCTGGCGACCGCTGCTAACAAGCTGGCTTCGCTGGGTACGAACTCGGCCGGCCTGGACGCCCACCTGACCTTCATCAACAAGCTGCAAGACAGCCTGGATGCGGGTGTGGGCAACCTGGTCGACGCCGATCTGGCCAAGGAAAGCGCTCGCCTGACCGCTCTGCAGACCAAGCAACAGCTTGGCACGCAGGCTCTGTCGATCGCCAACCAGGCGCCGCAGTCGGTCCTGTCGCTCTTCGGCTAA
- a CDS encoding flagellin, whose translation MTLSVNTNKSALIALQNLNKTSDELGKAEDRISTSLAISGAKDNASIWSIAQDQRADVSSLSSVKMSLNRAQSISDVAMAAGESVSNLLNLMREKVIAAMETSLGSSARKALNDDFQGLLSQLDQVVANASFDGSNLLNNSLSQSLRFLADADAVLAVTLSVQDLTVGGPNVTVPVGSSILTPVDATAVLAELDVSIQATNGAVATVGSQAKRIEAHLTFIGKLSDTLEAGVGNLVDADMAKESARLQALQVQQQLGVQALSIANSGPQVILSLFQGQ comes from the coding sequence ATGACGCTGAGCGTTAACACCAACAAGTCCGCTCTGATCGCCCTTCAGAATCTGAACAAGACGTCGGACGAACTCGGCAAGGCCGAGGATCGGATCAGCACATCGCTGGCGATCTCAGGGGCGAAGGACAACGCCTCGATCTGGTCCATCGCGCAGGATCAGCGCGCGGACGTAAGTTCGCTGAGCTCCGTCAAGATGAGCCTGAACCGTGCTCAGTCGATCTCGGACGTGGCGATGGCGGCGGGGGAGTCAGTTTCGAACCTGCTCAACCTGATGCGCGAGAAGGTCATCGCGGCGATGGAGACCTCGCTGGGCAGTTCGGCCCGCAAGGCGCTCAATGACGACTTCCAGGGCCTGCTTTCTCAGCTGGATCAGGTGGTCGCCAACGCCAGCTTCGATGGAAGCAACCTGCTGAACAACTCGCTGTCGCAGAGCCTTCGCTTCTTGGCGGACGCCGATGCGGTGCTTGCGGTGACGCTATCGGTGCAGGATCTCACCGTCGGCGGACCCAACGTGACCGTGCCGGTCGGTTCCAGCATTCTGACCCCCGTCGACGCCACGGCGGTGCTCGCAGAGCTGGACGTCTCAATCCAGGCGACCAACGGCGCTGTCGCCACCGTCGGCTCCCAGGCCAAGCGGATCGAGGCGCACCTCACCTTCATCGGCAAGCTGAGCGATACGCTCGAAGCCGGGGTCGGCAACCTCGTCGACGCCGATATGGCCAAGGAAAGCGCACGCCTTCAGGCGCTGCAGGTGCAACAGCAGTTGGGCGTTCAGGCCCTGTCGATCGCCAACAGTGGGCCGCAGGTGATCCTTTCCCTGTTCCAGGGGCAGTAA
- a CDS encoding TonB-dependent receptor — protein sequence MAASAGSIAAAQAAAPANGAPAATAPSAPSPSVPATSGQPNTVQGVVVTAPGQDLRTSIDRRSYSITKDLQATTGSIADALRNIPSVDVDVQGNVSLRGDPNVTIMIDGKPSGMFRGEGRAAALQQLPADQIERVEVMTNPSAAFRPDGSAGVINLISKTTRKPGWSGSLRGNYGSEGRTSGGASGSYNSKKLTVAGDFGFRTDPQKYRSLDDRIQFDEAAGRNLTSQDRTTGIGDGSMWNVRTSVDYDLTNRTRLSAQVRHNDMTVSANAFEHFEQRLMDDLVRVYDRNGGIDFDIRSSEISGSWRQKFKDPEHELVVNLSHEVSDTDFRNTMLYAEHIPPRPDVHERWAAVTKTAETELKADYTRPIEGGSKLKLGYNLNVELNDYDNFGARGPRPDAVVVDPAMTNLFAYDQTIHAAYVTYERPVGDLTILAGLRAEQTLIDIRQITSNLQVENDYFRLYPSLHLSHKLPADQQITASYSRRIQRPSARDLNPYRVYVDPLNYREGNPFLEPQVTDSFEVAYQRRKGSTYYLATLYYRESSKGVTDVVRELGDGVLLSTRENLGRGRNGGLELVANGKITKTLSYNVSGNAYWYEIDASRLGFEGARSDITLAGRGSLSWQVTPKDFLQAQGNLMGERLTAQGYIKNVGLLNLGYRRKLSDSLSFVVTAPDVLGTLRLRQVFETPGLERRTLRENNMRAIYMGLTYTFGSAGRKPKDPGFDFGGSATPQ from the coding sequence ATGGCGGCCTCGGCGGGCTCCATCGCCGCCGCCCAGGCCGCGGCGCCCGCCAACGGCGCGCCGGCCGCGACTGCGCCATCCGCGCCGTCGCCATCTGTACCGGCGACGTCCGGCCAGCCCAACACCGTGCAGGGCGTGGTCGTCACCGCGCCGGGGCAGGATCTGCGGACCTCCATCGATCGCCGCAGCTACAGCATCACCAAGGACCTGCAGGCGACCACCGGCTCGATCGCCGACGCCCTGCGCAACATCCCATCGGTGGACGTGGACGTTCAGGGCAATGTCAGCCTGCGCGGCGATCCGAACGTGACCATCATGATCGACGGCAAGCCGTCCGGCATGTTCCGGGGCGAAGGCAGGGCGGCGGCGCTGCAGCAGTTGCCGGCCGACCAGATCGAGCGCGTGGAGGTGATGACCAATCCCTCCGCCGCCTTCCGTCCTGATGGTTCGGCCGGGGTGATCAACCTAATCAGCAAGACCACCCGCAAGCCGGGCTGGTCGGGCTCCTTGAGGGGCAACTACGGCTCCGAGGGCCGCACCAGCGGCGGGGCGAGCGGTAGCTACAACTCCAAGAAGCTGACCGTGGCCGGCGATTTCGGCTTCCGCACCGATCCGCAGAAGTATCGCAGCCTGGATGACCGCATCCAGTTCGACGAGGCCGCCGGCCGAAACCTGACCAGCCAAGACCGCACGACCGGCATTGGCGACGGCAGCATGTGGAACGTGCGGACGAGCGTCGATTACGACCTGACCAACCGAACGCGTCTGAGCGCCCAGGTTCGCCACAACGACATGACCGTTTCGGCCAACGCGTTCGAGCACTTCGAGCAGCGGCTGATGGACGATCTCGTCCGGGTCTATGACCGCAACGGCGGGATCGACTTCGACATCCGGAGCAGCGAGATCAGCGGCAGCTGGCGTCAGAAGTTCAAGGATCCGGAGCACGAGCTGGTGGTCAATCTCAGCCACGAGGTCAGCGACACGGACTTCCGCAATACGATGCTGTACGCCGAGCACATCCCGCCTCGGCCAGATGTTCACGAACGATGGGCCGCTGTCACCAAGACCGCCGAGACGGAGCTGAAGGCCGACTACACGCGGCCCATCGAAGGCGGGTCGAAGCTGAAGCTCGGCTACAATCTGAATGTCGAGCTCAACGACTACGACAACTTCGGCGCCCGTGGTCCCCGGCCGGATGCGGTGGTCGTGGACCCGGCGATGACCAACCTGTTCGCCTACGACCAGACGATCCACGCGGCCTATGTCACCTATGAGCGACCGGTCGGGGACCTGACCATCCTGGCGGGGCTGCGGGCCGAACAGACCCTGATCGACATCCGCCAGATCACCAGCAACCTGCAGGTAGAGAACGACTATTTCCGGCTCTATCCGAGCCTGCACCTGTCGCACAAATTGCCGGCGGATCAGCAGATCACGGCCAGCTACAGCCGACGCATCCAGCGGCCGTCCGCGCGGGATCTCAACCCGTACCGCGTCTATGTCGATCCGCTGAACTACCGGGAGGGCAATCCCTTCCTGGAGCCGCAGGTGACGGACAGCTTCGAGGTCGCCTATCAGCGGCGCAAGGGTTCGACCTACTACCTGGCCACCCTGTATTATCGCGAGAGCAGCAAGGGCGTGACCGATGTGGTCCGGGAGCTGGGCGACGGCGTGCTGCTGAGCACCCGCGAGAACCTGGGCCGGGGCCGCAACGGCGGGCTGGAGCTGGTGGCCAATGGCAAGATCACCAAGACGCTCAGCTACAATGTCAGCGGCAACGCCTACTGGTACGAGATCGACGCCTCGCGGCTGGGGTTCGAGGGCGCGCGCTCTGACATCACCCTGGCCGGGCGCGGATCGCTGAGCTGGCAGGTGACGCCCAAGGACTTCCTGCAGGCGCAGGGCAACCTGATGGGCGAGCGGCTGACGGCGCAGGGCTACATCAAGAATGTCGGCCTGCTGAACCTGGGCTATCGCCGCAAGCTGAGCGACAGCCTGTCCTTCGTGGTCACCGCGCCTGACGTTCTGGGCACTCTTCGCCTGCGGCAGGTGTTCGAGACGCCGGGGCTGGAGCGGCGGACGCTGCGCGAGAACAACATGCGGGCGATCTATATGGGCCTGACCTACACCTTCGGTTCGGCGGGGCGGAAACCCAAGGACCCGGGCTTCGACTTCGGGGGCTCCGCCACGCCGCAATAG
- a CDS encoding DMT family transporter, with product MSRPSTPFTAAEIAAIATIIIVWGLNNAAAKVATAELPPLFVGGVRFLVSLAVLFPLLARPPFPDLKKLGPIVVLSGPLHFGLVYIGFAMAEQLSPLVVASQLWIPFTALFAWRILGERMTRPAVLGLAVAFVGVTWMTLDPHTAGDLWPIVLIVVAAGLWALATILVRRLPSVRPLKMQAFTSLIAAPVLLGAAFGFEPQLVAQVKSASPFAWACVAFAGLASSIGASSLLFWLVQRREPSRVTPFFLLTPLVSCAIGILLMDDKVTVQLIGGGAATLAGVAIVTFDERRRARRAALEVQAAS from the coding sequence ATGAGCCGCCCCTCGACGCCCTTCACAGCTGCTGAAATCGCCGCGATCGCGACGATCATCATTGTCTGGGGACTGAACAACGCCGCGGCCAAGGTGGCGACGGCGGAGCTGCCGCCGCTGTTCGTGGGCGGCGTGCGCTTCCTGGTCTCGCTGGCGGTGCTGTTCCCGCTGCTGGCCCGGCCGCCCTTTCCCGATCTGAAGAAGCTTGGTCCGATCGTCGTGTTGTCGGGGCCGCTGCATTTCGGCCTCGTCTATATCGGCTTCGCCATGGCCGAGCAGTTGAGCCCCCTGGTGGTGGCCAGCCAGCTTTGGATCCCGTTCACCGCCCTGTTCGCCTGGCGGATCCTGGGGGAGCGGATGACGCGTCCGGCGGTGTTGGGCCTGGCGGTGGCCTTCGTCGGCGTGACCTGGATGACCCTGGACCCGCATACGGCCGGGGACCTGTGGCCCATCGTGCTGATCGTCGTGGCGGCGGGGCTTTGGGCGCTGGCGACCATACTGGTCCGCCGCCTGCCCAGCGTGCGGCCGCTGAAGATGCAGGCCTTCACCTCCCTGATCGCGGCGCCGGTGCTGCTGGGGGCGGCGTTCGGGTTCGAGCCGCAACTGGTCGCCCAGGTGAAGTCGGCCTCTCCGTTCGCCTGGGCCTGCGTCGCCTTCGCGGGGCTGGCCTCGTCGATCGGGGCGTCGAGCCTGCTGTTCTGGCTGGTCCAGCGGCGGGAGCCCTCGCGGGTGACGCCGTTCTTCCTGCTGACGCCGCTGGTGTCCTGCGCCATCGGCATTCTGCTTATGGACGACAAGGTGACGGTGCAACTGATCGGCGGCGGCGCGGCGACCCTGGCCGGGGTCGCCATCGTCACCTTCGACGAGCGCCGCCGGGCGCGTCGCGCGGCGTTAGAGGTTCAGGCCGCCAGCTAG
- a CDS encoding tetratricopeptide repeat protein, with protein MGIDMPSNKAKVSHSALLEAADIAPEPTYVGAKAVRIGDSASKAALQRLAQAVTELKQQEIPKLLSDAIAAVRRGAPTVAKELALAALKLDEKQGIAWHILGISLEKIGDLGASLRSYDAALRLLPDETVIALDLGRLASRLDMPEFAAKLYSIHLQRDPSSLEAANNLATSLRDMRRFEEAIEILRPIIAQFPESGMLWNTLGTIVAQQGDTGTACVFYDEAIRLKPDFGLAFYNRSGCRAELGDIRGAFEDCESALAVTTVPTDIDNMRFSKALLQLAAGDLSGGWESYEARFLPGMTGAPSFIANAPRWEPANDLKGKRLVAFGEQGIGDEILFSHALPDVSEELGPDGHLTIVVERRLAPLFRRSFPQATVVTHKTARLEGRVTRGSLEIEDWSSIDYWSPVGTFLRKYRNDLESFGRRGPLLIAAPERVAHWKGWLESLPAGPKIGLLWKSAKIDGDRNRYFSPFEAWSDILKTPGAVFINTQYGDCEDEIRYAKQVLGVEIFQPPEIDLKEDLDDVAALVSALDVVLGSTNATMQLAGAVGTPIWMIASATTWTQLGADYYPWYPQARCFPLTSFLDWAPVVRQTADALNLAVKGDMAFAMNG; from the coding sequence ATGGGAATCGATATGCCGTCCAACAAGGCGAAGGTTTCGCACAGCGCGCTGCTCGAAGCTGCGGATATCGCTCCGGAGCCGACATATGTGGGCGCGAAGGCGGTTCGCATTGGAGACTCCGCATCAAAGGCCGCGCTTCAGCGTCTTGCCCAGGCCGTTACGGAACTGAAGCAGCAAGAAATTCCCAAGCTCCTGAGCGACGCCATCGCCGCAGTGAGGCGTGGCGCCCCGACGGTCGCAAAGGAACTGGCGCTGGCGGCGCTTAAGCTCGACGAGAAGCAAGGAATTGCCTGGCATATTCTTGGCATTTCGCTGGAGAAGATCGGCGACTTGGGTGCGTCGCTGCGCAGCTACGACGCCGCGCTAAGATTGCTCCCGGACGAAACGGTTATCGCACTCGACCTTGGCCGCTTAGCGTCCAGGTTGGACATGCCCGAGTTCGCCGCGAAGCTCTACTCCATCCATTTGCAGCGTGACCCAAGCAGCCTGGAAGCCGCAAACAATCTCGCAACTTCACTTCGAGATATGCGGCGCTTTGAAGAGGCGATCGAAATTCTACGCCCGATCATCGCTCAATTCCCTGAATCTGGGATGCTCTGGAACACTCTGGGAACGATTGTCGCACAGCAAGGCGACACCGGGACGGCTTGCGTGTTCTACGACGAAGCAATCCGGCTCAAGCCTGACTTCGGGTTGGCCTTCTACAATCGCAGCGGATGCCGCGCTGAACTGGGCGACATTCGAGGCGCCTTCGAAGACTGTGAAAGCGCGCTTGCTGTCACCACGGTCCCGACAGACATCGACAATATGCGCTTCTCCAAAGCATTGCTGCAGCTAGCGGCAGGAGACCTCTCCGGCGGCTGGGAAAGCTATGAAGCGCGCTTCCTCCCCGGGATGACAGGCGCTCCTTCCTTCATCGCGAACGCGCCTCGTTGGGAGCCAGCGAACGACTTGAAGGGCAAACGCCTTGTGGCGTTCGGTGAGCAGGGTATCGGGGACGAAATCCTGTTTTCTCACGCGCTGCCCGACGTGTCGGAAGAGCTGGGACCGGACGGTCATCTGACGATTGTCGTAGAACGACGCCTGGCGCCGTTGTTTAGACGCTCGTTCCCGCAAGCGACCGTGGTGACCCACAAGACCGCCCGTCTTGAAGGGCGAGTGACAAGAGGTAGTTTGGAAATCGAGGATTGGAGCTCGATCGATTACTGGTCTCCTGTAGGAACATTTCTAAGAAAGTACCGCAACGATCTGGAGTCCTTTGGTCGCCGGGGTCCCCTTCTCATCGCGGCCCCAGAAAGGGTGGCGCACTGGAAAGGCTGGCTTGAAAGCCTACCCGCAGGTCCGAAAATTGGCCTTCTCTGGAAAAGCGCCAAAATCGACGGCGACCGAAATCGCTACTTTTCACCCTTCGAGGCTTGGAGCGATATCCTGAAAACTCCAGGAGCCGTTTTCATAAATACTCAGTATGGAGACTGCGAAGATGAAATTCGGTACGCAAAGCAAGTCCTAGGCGTCGAGATTTTTCAACCGCCCGAGATAGATCTCAAAGAAGATCTTGATGATGTTGCTGCGCTGGTCTCCGCCCTTGATGTTGTTCTCGGGTCCACCAACGCAACGATGCAGCTTGCAGGCGCGGTCGGAACTCCAATTTGGATGATCGCCTCGGCGACGACGTGGACCCAGTTGGGCGCTGATTACTACCCCTGGTATCCTCAGGCGCGCTGCTTTCCGCTGACGAGCTTTTTGGATTGGGCCCCTGTCGTTCGTCAGACGGCCGACGCCCTGAACTTAGCGGTTAAGGGCGACATGGCATTCGCCATGAATGGCTAG
- the ssb gene encoding single-stranded DNA-binding protein, protein MAGSVNKVILVGNLGADPEIRSLGSGDRVANLRIATSESWRDRTSGERKEKTEWHRVVIFNDNLVKVAENYLRKGSTVYIEGAIQTRKWTDQSGVEKYSTEIVLQKFRGELTMLGGRGDSSGASAGGGDFDGGYSGGGGGGISGGGQRNQPSGPRENFSADLDDEIPF, encoded by the coding sequence ATGGCGGGCAGCGTCAACAAGGTCATTCTGGTCGGCAATCTGGGCGCGGACCCGGAAATCCGCAGCCTCGGTTCGGGCGACCGCGTCGCCAACCTGCGCATCGCCACTTCGGAAAGCTGGCGCGACCGCACCTCGGGCGAGCGCAAGGAAAAGACCGAATGGCACCGGGTCGTGATCTTCAACGACAACCTGGTGAAGGTCGCCGAGAACTATCTGCGCAAGGGATCGACCGTCTACATCGAGGGCGCCATCCAGACCCGCAAGTGGACCGACCAGAGCGGCGTCGAGAAGTACTCCACTGAAATCGTCCTGCAGAAGTTCCGCGGCGAGCTGACCATGCTCGGCGGTCGCGGCGACTCCTCGGGCGCCAGCGCCGGCGGCGGTGACTTCGACGGCGGCTACAGCGGCGGCGGTGGTGGTGGTATCAGCGGCGGCGGCCAGCGTAACCAGCCCAGCGGTCCGCGAGAGAACTTCTCGGCCGATCTGGACGACGAAATTCCATTCTAG
- a CDS encoding flagellin, producing MALNSVNTNVGAMAALQTLNGTNTELGVVQSRINTGKKIATAKDNGAIWAISKNQAATSNSLNAVRDSLQRGQSTIDVGLAAGDTVVDLLNKMKEKALAAADTSITTASRNTLAADFNSLRDQITKAVDNAKFGGANIVDGTSTAKMEFLSNNSGDAFTVQAKTMSLVGLGLSDTDTFSDAAGALSMVTDITTALSTATNKLASLGTNSAGLDAHLTFINKLQDSLDAGVGNLVDADLAKESARLTALQTKQQLGVQALSIANSSTSTVLGLFR from the coding sequence ATGGCGCTGAACAGCGTGAACACCAACGTCGGGGCCATGGCCGCCCTGCAGACCCTCAACGGCACCAACACCGAGCTGGGCGTCGTCCAAAGCCGCATCAACACCGGCAAGAAAATCGCCACCGCCAAGGACAACGGCGCTATCTGGGCGATTTCCAAGAACCAGGCCGCCACCTCCAACTCGCTGAACGCGGTCCGCGACTCGCTGCAGCGTGGTCAGTCGACCATCGACGTCGGCCTGGCCGCCGGCGACACGGTTGTCGATCTGCTGAACAAGATGAAGGAAAAGGCCCTGGCTGCGGCTGACACCTCCATCACCACCGCGAGCCGCAACACGCTGGCTGCTGATTTTAACTCGCTGCGTGACCAGATCACCAAGGCGGTGGACAACGCCAAGTTCGGCGGCGCCAACATCGTTGACGGCACGTCGACGGCGAAGATGGAGTTCCTCTCGAACAACTCGGGCGACGCCTTCACTGTTCAGGCTAAGACGATGTCGCTCGTCGGCCTGGGGCTGTCGGACACCGACACCTTCAGCGACGCCGCTGGCGCTTTGTCGATGGTGACCGACATCACCACCGCTCTGTCGACCGCCACCAACAAGCTGGCCTCGCTGGGTACGAACTCGGCCGGCCTGGACGCCCACCTGACCTTCATCAACAAGCTGCAAGACAGCCTGGATGCGGGTGTGGGCAACCTGGTCGACGCCGATCTGGCCAAGGAAAGCGCTCGCCTGACCGCTCTGCAGACCAAGCAACAGCTTGGCGTGCAGGCGCTCTCGATCGCCAATTCCTCGACCTCCACCGTGCTGGGTCTGTTCCGCTAA
- the flaF gene encoding flagellar biosynthesis regulator FlaF: MSLRAYQQVAISAESPRDIEYRLFGEVTRDLMTAAAGASDDFQLRINALDRNRKLWSALASDCSLPTNALPPDLRASIISLSLWVARHSSAVMRKEEEFGPLIEINRAIMQGLSQQQAA, from the coding sequence ATGTCCCTTCGGGCGTATCAACAGGTCGCGATTAGCGCGGAGTCTCCGCGTGATATTGAGTACCGTCTCTTCGGCGAGGTTACGCGCGATCTTATGACCGCTGCGGCCGGCGCTTCGGACGATTTTCAGCTGCGTATCAATGCGCTTGATCGTAATCGCAAGCTCTGGTCGGCGTTGGCGTCGGATTGCTCCTTGCCTACGAATGCGCTGCCGCCGGACTTGCGAGCATCTATTATTTCTCTGAGTCTTTGGGTCGCCCGCCATTCCAGCGCTGTGATGCGTAAGGAGGAGGAGTTCGGTCCGTTGATCGAGATCAATCGCGCGATCATGCAGGGGCTTTCGCAGCAGCAAGCTGCGTAA
- the flbT gene encoding flagellar biosynthesis repressor FlbT — protein sequence MPLKLSLKPGERFVLNGAVVQNGDRRATVILQNKASVLREKDIMQVADVTTPARRIYFPVMMMYLDGGGLESHYDEFVRRMSEFMGVIGNPAILADCVTISKHVLEKEFYKALMLSRRLIEYENERLGNVPSGVSTGRD from the coding sequence GTGCCGTTGAAGCTGTCATTAAAGCCGGGAGAGCGATTTGTTCTCAATGGCGCGGTCGTGCAGAACGGGGATCGGCGCGCGACCGTCATCCTGCAGAACAAGGCATCCGTCCTTCGGGAAAAGGACATCATGCAGGTCGCCGACGTGACGACGCCTGCGCGCCGGATCTATTTCCCGGTCATGATGATGTATCTCGATGGCGGGGGGCTGGAGTCACACTATGACGAATTCGTTCGGCGTATGAGCGAATTTATGGGCGTTATCGGCAATCCAGCCATACTCGCCGATTGCGTAACCATTTCGAAGCATGTTCTGGAGAAGGAATTCTATAAGGCGTTGATGTTGAGCCGTCGGCTGATCGAGTACGAGAACGAGAGGTTGGGGAATGTCCCTTCGGGCGTATCAACAGGTCGCGATTAG
- the pseH gene encoding UDP-4-amino-4,6-dideoxy-N-acetyl-beta-L-altrosamine N-acetyltransferase, with the protein MITLRELQDADEHVLFAWRREPEVDRWMSDAAFPSETAHKAWFEGLRADPDMRGWMIVQGEAPAGLLTLTGLQSHHRRAAWNWFLGSAEARGRGVGRAAQVLGIDKAFGELGLEKVFAEVMADNDAALKAQTAVGFLREGYLRAHVLKGGVRRDVVLLGLLAEEWKVTGDRVRQSLIDARMIAG; encoded by the coding sequence ATGATCACCCTTCGCGAACTGCAGGACGCGGACGAGCACGTACTTTTCGCTTGGCGCCGCGAGCCCGAGGTGGATCGCTGGATGTCGGACGCGGCTTTCCCCAGCGAGACGGCGCACAAGGCGTGGTTCGAGGGGCTTCGCGCCGATCCAGACATGCGCGGCTGGATGATCGTGCAAGGTGAGGCCCCGGCCGGTTTGCTGACGCTGACCGGGCTGCAAAGCCACCATCGTCGCGCGGCCTGGAACTGGTTCCTCGGCTCGGCGGAGGCGCGCGGGCGGGGCGTTGGCCGCGCCGCCCAAGTCCTTGGAATTGACAAGGCTTTCGGTGAGCTCGGCCTTGAGAAGGTGTTCGCCGAGGTGATGGCCGACAACGACGCGGCGCTCAAGGCGCAGACGGCGGTCGGCTTCCTGCGCGAGGGATATCTGCGCGCTCACGTCCTCAAGGGCGGAGTGCGCCGGGACGTGGTGCTGTTGGGCTTGCTCGCCGAGGAGTGGAAGGTGACGGGAGACCGTGTCCGCCAGTCCTTGATCGACGCCCGGATGATCGCCGGTTAA
- a CDS encoding flagellar protein FlaG — protein sequence MTDPVPQLNLSIDVEGRAAPALEGGFARTGQPLAEPPASDVRLFIDRDEATGVYIYKTLDRVTGEVLSQFPREEVLRIMKSPDYLPGTVFDAKS from the coding sequence ATGACCGATCCAGTTCCGCAACTGAACTTGAGCATCGACGTCGAAGGCCGCGCCGCCCCCGCACTCGAGGGCGGCTTTGCTCGTACGGGCCAGCCCCTTGCCGAGCCGCCAGCTTCGGACGTGCGGCTGTTCATCGATCGTGACGAGGCCACTGGCGTCTACATCTACAAGACCCTCGACCGCGTGACGGGCGAGGTGCTTTCGCAGTTTCCCCGTGAGGAGGTGCTGCGCATCATGAAGTCGCCGGACTACCTTCCGGGTACGGTCTTCGACGCCAAGAGCTGA